The following coding sequences are from one Musa acuminata AAA Group cultivar baxijiao chromosome BXJ2-4, Cavendish_Baxijiao_AAA, whole genome shotgun sequence window:
- the LOC135609923 gene encoding probable E3 ubiquitin-protein ligase HIP1 isoform X2 — translation MDQDLLWNNFLHSSVENQDLPNDSLSPNITNISCGDVAGQESASFNIWDPVGPSSSAPPLQQGNHDELKLESSWTSSPIGNRAGGPRITGSRSEAVNTLSFENENTDLSRNHVNNGEALSQFLNLQGLRHNVGYNPEHVSMSRQVLESAHHPGVYNPGLVQHQHVSFTASSSGAIDFFSNNNGGKREVAQCSSHKRKNIEGMHGECSASGSSNNFNEEEEINARISTITRVPASDPHPFGSVAGNDESFQRNTRMRINHADPANTSTPNLWPQENIITRHNLWSAHQLSSPDVPLNPSSELRLVGGNLGSRRQHYVHTTPGLFPDLYPIPQSEASTAEVGSSSGSPAIAVDGAAGVQNSSSVSNNISEQIYVLPANTRRSVRDQTNWGLTNGSTVFSGNALPTSQVGTNLGIHQSQGANWLPHQHRRRRVSEAPRRSVSSHTETRGRSISLLPHHDHSSIVQDVGHHQSGAVSRGHQQTYIRSNMLHRQNDGALGIPLSMRTLVAAREARSRISEIRNVFDLIRRGDSLLLEDVLLFEQSVFPRGANLHDRHRDMRMDVDNMSYEELLALGERIGTVNTGLTEEKILSSLRQWKYVSIAAEPSEEEVEPCCICREDYLEGEELGRLDCGHDFHTACIKQWLLIKNLCPICKTTALST, via the exons ATGGATCAAGATTTGTTGTGGAATAACTTCCTCCATAGTTCTGTAGAGAACCAGGACTTGCCTAATGATTCATTATCTCCTAATATTACTAATATCTCCTGTGGCGATGTAGCTGGTCAAGAAAGTGCTAGCTTTAATATCTGGGATCCAGTTGGCCCTAGCTCTAGCGCGCCTCCGTTACAGCAAGGCAATCATGATGAACTAAAACTAGAAAGCAGTTGGACATCTTCTCCTATAGGTAATAGAGCAGGTGGACCAAGGATAACAGGCAGTAGATCTGAAGCAGTGAACACTCTTTCTTTTGAAAATGAGAATACTGATCTTAGCAGAAATCATGTCAACAATGGAGAAGCATTATCACAATTTCTTAACTTGCAAGGCCTCCGACATAACGTAGGCTACAATCCAGAGCATGTTAGTATGAGCCGTCAGGTTCTTGAGTCAGCGCATCATCCAGGAGTGTATAATCCAGGTCTAGTGCAACATCAGCATGTTTCCTTCACTGCGAGTTCTTCCGGGGCCATTGATTTTTTTTCCAACAATAATGGAGGCAAACGAGAAGTTGCACAATGTTCTTCACACAAGAGAAAGAACATTGAAGGGATGCATGGGGAGTGTTCAGCAAGTGGAAGTTCTAATAACTTCAATGAAG AAGAAGAAATAAATGCAAGAATCAGCACAATCACAAGAGTTCCAGCTTCTGATCCTCATCCTTTTGGTAGTGTAGCGGGAAATGATGAGAGCTTTCAGAGGAACACTCGAATGCGAATCAACCATGCAGATCCAGCTAATACTTCTACACCTAATCTATGGCCCCAAGAGAATATTATTACTCGTCATAATCTTTGGTCTGCCCATCAATTATCATCCCCAGATGTCCCATTAAATCCATCATCAGAGTTAAGGTTGGTGGGTGGCAATCTAGGGTCACGCAGGCAACATTATGTACATACAACTCCTGGCTTGTTTCCAGATCTGTACCCTATCCCACAGAGTGAAGCTTCAACAGCAGAAGTAGGGAGTTCTTCAGGCTCTCCAGCAATTGCAGTTGATGGAGCAGCTGGAGTACAAAACTCATCGAGTGTTTCAAATAATATCTCAGAGCAAATTTATGTTCTCCCAGCTAACACCAGGCGTTCAGTCCGAGATCAGACGAATTGGGGCTTGACCAATGGAAGCACAGTTTTTTCTGGAAATGCATTGCCTACTTCACAGGTTGGTACCAATTTGGGCATTCATCAATCACAAGGAGCAAACTGGTTACCTCACCAACATCGTCGCCGCCGCGTATCAGAAGCTCCACGTAGGTCCGTTTCATCACATACTGAAACTAGAGGTCGGAGCATAAGCCTTCTACCACATCACGATCATTCATCCATAGTACAAGATGTTGGACATCATCAGTCTGGAGCTGTTTCCCGAGGCCATCAGCAAACATACATAAGATCAAATATGTTGCATAGACAAAATGATGGTGCTTTAGGTATTCCTTTGTCCATGCGAACTCTTGTTGCTGCAAGAGAAGCAAGAAGCAGGATATCAGAG ATTCGTAATGTTTTTGATCTCATCCGTCGGGGGGATAGTTTACTGCTTGAG GACGTACTATTATTTGAGCAGTCAGTATTCCCTCGTGGTGCCAATTTGCATGACAGGCATAGAGATATGCGGATGGATGTGGATAACATGTCCTATGAG GAACTATTGGCATTGGGAGAAAGAATAGGTACTGTTAACACTGGACTCACTGAGGAAAAGATTCTTAGCAGCCTACGGCAATGGAAGTATGTATCTATTGCTGCAGAACCATCAGAAGAGGAGGTTGAACCATGCTGCATATGTCGG GAAGATTACCTCGAAGGGGAGGAGCTGGGCCGGCTGGATTGCGGCCATGATTTCCACACAGCCTGCATCAAACAATGGCTACTGATAAAGAATTTGTGTCCCATCTGTAAAACAACTGCTCTGAGTACCTGA
- the LOC135609923 gene encoding probable E3 ubiquitin-protein ligase HIP1 isoform X1, which translates to MDQDLLWNNFLHSSVENQDLPNDSLSPNITNISCGDVAGQESASFNIWDPVGPSSSAPPLQQGNHDELKLESSWTSSPIGNRAGGPRITGSRSEAVNTLSFENENTDLSRNHVNNGEALSQFLNLQGLRHNVGYNPEHVSMSRQVLESAHHPGVYNPGLVQHQHVSFTASSSGAIDFFSNNNGGKREVAQCSSHKRKNIEGMHGECSASGSSNNFNEGVNHAEEEINARISTITRVPASDPHPFGSVAGNDESFQRNTRMRINHADPANTSTPNLWPQENIITRHNLWSAHQLSSPDVPLNPSSELRLVGGNLGSRRQHYVHTTPGLFPDLYPIPQSEASTAEVGSSSGSPAIAVDGAAGVQNSSSVSNNISEQIYVLPANTRRSVRDQTNWGLTNGSTVFSGNALPTSQVGTNLGIHQSQGANWLPHQHRRRRVSEAPRRSVSSHTETRGRSISLLPHHDHSSIVQDVGHHQSGAVSRGHQQTYIRSNMLHRQNDGALGIPLSMRTLVAAREARSRISEIRNVFDLIRRGDSLLLEDVLLFEQSVFPRGANLHDRHRDMRMDVDNMSYEELLALGERIGTVNTGLTEEKILSSLRQWKYVSIAAEPSEEEVEPCCICREDYLEGEELGRLDCGHDFHTACIKQWLLIKNLCPICKTTALST; encoded by the exons ATGGATCAAGATTTGTTGTGGAATAACTTCCTCCATAGTTCTGTAGAGAACCAGGACTTGCCTAATGATTCATTATCTCCTAATATTACTAATATCTCCTGTGGCGATGTAGCTGGTCAAGAAAGTGCTAGCTTTAATATCTGGGATCCAGTTGGCCCTAGCTCTAGCGCGCCTCCGTTACAGCAAGGCAATCATGATGAACTAAAACTAGAAAGCAGTTGGACATCTTCTCCTATAGGTAATAGAGCAGGTGGACCAAGGATAACAGGCAGTAGATCTGAAGCAGTGAACACTCTTTCTTTTGAAAATGAGAATACTGATCTTAGCAGAAATCATGTCAACAATGGAGAAGCATTATCACAATTTCTTAACTTGCAAGGCCTCCGACATAACGTAGGCTACAATCCAGAGCATGTTAGTATGAGCCGTCAGGTTCTTGAGTCAGCGCATCATCCAGGAGTGTATAATCCAGGTCTAGTGCAACATCAGCATGTTTCCTTCACTGCGAGTTCTTCCGGGGCCATTGATTTTTTTTCCAACAATAATGGAGGCAAACGAGAAGTTGCACAATGTTCTTCACACAAGAGAAAGAACATTGAAGGGATGCATGGGGAGTGTTCAGCAAGTGGAAGTTCTAATAACTTCAATGAAG GTGTAAATCATGCAGAAGAAGAAATAAATGCAAGAATCAGCACAATCACAAGAGTTCCAGCTTCTGATCCTCATCCTTTTGGTAGTGTAGCGGGAAATGATGAGAGCTTTCAGAGGAACACTCGAATGCGAATCAACCATGCAGATCCAGCTAATACTTCTACACCTAATCTATGGCCCCAAGAGAATATTATTACTCGTCATAATCTTTGGTCTGCCCATCAATTATCATCCCCAGATGTCCCATTAAATCCATCATCAGAGTTAAGGTTGGTGGGTGGCAATCTAGGGTCACGCAGGCAACATTATGTACATACAACTCCTGGCTTGTTTCCAGATCTGTACCCTATCCCACAGAGTGAAGCTTCAACAGCAGAAGTAGGGAGTTCTTCAGGCTCTCCAGCAATTGCAGTTGATGGAGCAGCTGGAGTACAAAACTCATCGAGTGTTTCAAATAATATCTCAGAGCAAATTTATGTTCTCCCAGCTAACACCAGGCGTTCAGTCCGAGATCAGACGAATTGGGGCTTGACCAATGGAAGCACAGTTTTTTCTGGAAATGCATTGCCTACTTCACAGGTTGGTACCAATTTGGGCATTCATCAATCACAAGGAGCAAACTGGTTACCTCACCAACATCGTCGCCGCCGCGTATCAGAAGCTCCACGTAGGTCCGTTTCATCACATACTGAAACTAGAGGTCGGAGCATAAGCCTTCTACCACATCACGATCATTCATCCATAGTACAAGATGTTGGACATCATCAGTCTGGAGCTGTTTCCCGAGGCCATCAGCAAACATACATAAGATCAAATATGTTGCATAGACAAAATGATGGTGCTTTAGGTATTCCTTTGTCCATGCGAACTCTTGTTGCTGCAAGAGAAGCAAGAAGCAGGATATCAGAG ATTCGTAATGTTTTTGATCTCATCCGTCGGGGGGATAGTTTACTGCTTGAG GACGTACTATTATTTGAGCAGTCAGTATTCCCTCGTGGTGCCAATTTGCATGACAGGCATAGAGATATGCGGATGGATGTGGATAACATGTCCTATGAG GAACTATTGGCATTGGGAGAAAGAATAGGTACTGTTAACACTGGACTCACTGAGGAAAAGATTCTTAGCAGCCTACGGCAATGGAAGTATGTATCTATTGCTGCAGAACCATCAGAAGAGGAGGTTGAACCATGCTGCATATGTCGG GAAGATTACCTCGAAGGGGAGGAGCTGGGCCGGCTGGATTGCGGCCATGATTTCCACACAGCCTGCATCAAACAATGGCTACTGATAAAGAATTTGTGTCCCATCTGTAAAACAACTGCTCTGAGTACCTGA
- the LOC135609923 gene encoding probable E3 ubiquitin-protein ligase HIP1 isoform X3: MDQDLLWNNFLHSSVENQDLPNDSLSPNITNISCGDVAGQESASFNIWDPVGPSSSAPPLQQGNHDELKLESSWTSSPIGNRAGGPRITGSRSEAVNTLSFENENTDLSRNHVNNGEALSQFLNLQGLRHNVGYNPEHVSMSRQVLESAHHPGVYNPGLVQHQHVSFTASSSGAIDFFSNNNGGKREVAQCSSHKRKNIEGMHGECSASGSSNNFNEGVNHAEEEINARISTITRVPASDPHPFGSVAGNDESFQRNTRMRINHADPANTSTPNLWPQENIITRHNLWSAHQLSSPDVPLNPSSELRLVGGNLGSRRQHYVHTTPGLFPDLYPIPQSEASTAEVGSSSGSPAIAVDGAAGVQNSSSVSNNISEQIYVLPANTRRSVRDQTNWGLTNGSTVFSGNALPTSQVGTNLGIHQSQGANWLPHQHRRRRVSEAPRRSVSSHTETRGRSISLLPHHDHSSIVQDVGHHQSGAVSRGHQQTYIRSNMLHRQNDGALGIPLSMRTLVAAREARSRISEDVLLFEQSVFPRGANLHDRHRDMRMDVDNMSYEELLALGERIGTVNTGLTEEKILSSLRQWKYVSIAAEPSEEEVEPCCICREDYLEGEELGRLDCGHDFHTACIKQWLLIKNLCPICKTTALST; encoded by the exons ATGGATCAAGATTTGTTGTGGAATAACTTCCTCCATAGTTCTGTAGAGAACCAGGACTTGCCTAATGATTCATTATCTCCTAATATTACTAATATCTCCTGTGGCGATGTAGCTGGTCAAGAAAGTGCTAGCTTTAATATCTGGGATCCAGTTGGCCCTAGCTCTAGCGCGCCTCCGTTACAGCAAGGCAATCATGATGAACTAAAACTAGAAAGCAGTTGGACATCTTCTCCTATAGGTAATAGAGCAGGTGGACCAAGGATAACAGGCAGTAGATCTGAAGCAGTGAACACTCTTTCTTTTGAAAATGAGAATACTGATCTTAGCAGAAATCATGTCAACAATGGAGAAGCATTATCACAATTTCTTAACTTGCAAGGCCTCCGACATAACGTAGGCTACAATCCAGAGCATGTTAGTATGAGCCGTCAGGTTCTTGAGTCAGCGCATCATCCAGGAGTGTATAATCCAGGTCTAGTGCAACATCAGCATGTTTCCTTCACTGCGAGTTCTTCCGGGGCCATTGATTTTTTTTCCAACAATAATGGAGGCAAACGAGAAGTTGCACAATGTTCTTCACACAAGAGAAAGAACATTGAAGGGATGCATGGGGAGTGTTCAGCAAGTGGAAGTTCTAATAACTTCAATGAAG GTGTAAATCATGCAGAAGAAGAAATAAATGCAAGAATCAGCACAATCACAAGAGTTCCAGCTTCTGATCCTCATCCTTTTGGTAGTGTAGCGGGAAATGATGAGAGCTTTCAGAGGAACACTCGAATGCGAATCAACCATGCAGATCCAGCTAATACTTCTACACCTAATCTATGGCCCCAAGAGAATATTATTACTCGTCATAATCTTTGGTCTGCCCATCAATTATCATCCCCAGATGTCCCATTAAATCCATCATCAGAGTTAAGGTTGGTGGGTGGCAATCTAGGGTCACGCAGGCAACATTATGTACATACAACTCCTGGCTTGTTTCCAGATCTGTACCCTATCCCACAGAGTGAAGCTTCAACAGCAGAAGTAGGGAGTTCTTCAGGCTCTCCAGCAATTGCAGTTGATGGAGCAGCTGGAGTACAAAACTCATCGAGTGTTTCAAATAATATCTCAGAGCAAATTTATGTTCTCCCAGCTAACACCAGGCGTTCAGTCCGAGATCAGACGAATTGGGGCTTGACCAATGGAAGCACAGTTTTTTCTGGAAATGCATTGCCTACTTCACAGGTTGGTACCAATTTGGGCATTCATCAATCACAAGGAGCAAACTGGTTACCTCACCAACATCGTCGCCGCCGCGTATCAGAAGCTCCACGTAGGTCCGTTTCATCACATACTGAAACTAGAGGTCGGAGCATAAGCCTTCTACCACATCACGATCATTCATCCATAGTACAAGATGTTGGACATCATCAGTCTGGAGCTGTTTCCCGAGGCCATCAGCAAACATACATAAGATCAAATATGTTGCATAGACAAAATGATGGTGCTTTAGGTATTCCTTTGTCCATGCGAACTCTTGTTGCTGCAAGAGAAGCAAGAAGCAGGATATCAGAG GACGTACTATTATTTGAGCAGTCAGTATTCCCTCGTGGTGCCAATTTGCATGACAGGCATAGAGATATGCGGATGGATGTGGATAACATGTCCTATGAG GAACTATTGGCATTGGGAGAAAGAATAGGTACTGTTAACACTGGACTCACTGAGGAAAAGATTCTTAGCAGCCTACGGCAATGGAAGTATGTATCTATTGCTGCAGAACCATCAGAAGAGGAGGTTGAACCATGCTGCATATGTCGG GAAGATTACCTCGAAGGGGAGGAGCTGGGCCGGCTGGATTGCGGCCATGATTTCCACACAGCCTGCATCAAACAATGGCTACTGATAAAGAATTTGTGTCCCATCTGTAAAACAACTGCTCTGAGTACCTGA